Proteins encoded together in one Eubalaena glacialis isolate mEubGla1 chromosome 7, mEubGla1.1.hap2.+ XY, whole genome shotgun sequence window:
- the CDYL gene encoding chromodomain Y-like protein isoform X2 — protein sequence MDALTANGTTNLQTSVTGVTAGKRKFIDDRRDQPFDKRLRFSVRQTESAYRYRDIVVRKQDGFTHILLSTKSSENNSLNPEVMKEVQSALSTAAADDSKLVLLSAVGSVFCCGLDFIYFIRRLTDDRKRESTKMAEAIRNFVNTFIQFKKPIIVAVNGPAIGLGASILPLCDVVWANEKAWFQTPYTTFGQSPDGCSTVMFPKIMGGASANEMLLSGRKLTAQEACGKGLVSQVFWPGTFTQEVMVRIKELASCNPVVLEESKALVRCNMKLELEQANERECEVLKKIWGSAQGMDSMLKYLQRKIDEF from the exons ATGGACGCGCTGACGGCCAACGGGACGACCAACCTGCAGACGTCAGTCACTGGCGTGACAGCCGGGAAGAGGAAATTCATCGACGACAGACGAGACCAGCCCTTCGACAAGCGGCTGCGTTTCAGCGTGAGGCAGACGGAAAGCGCCTACAGGTACAGGGACATCGTCGTCCGGAAGCAGGACGGCTTCACCCACATCCTGCTGTCCACGAAGTCGTCCGAGAACAACTCTCTCAACCCAGAG GTGATGAAGGAAGTGCAGAGCGCCCTGAGCACAGCCGCCGCCGACGACAGCAAGCTGGTGCTGCTCAGCGCCGTGGGCAGCGTCTTCTGCTGCGGCCTTGACTTCATCTACTTCATCCGGCGCCTGACGGACGACCGGAAGAGAGAGAGCACGAAGATGGCCGAGGCCATCAG aaaCTTCGTGAATACTTTCATTCAGTTTAAGAAGCCTATTATTGTAGCCGTAAACGGCCCAGCCATTGGACTAGGAGCGTCCATACTGCCTCTCTGTGACGTGGTTTGGGCCAATGAAAAGGCTTGGTTCCAAACACCCTACACTACCTTCGGACAGAGTCCAGATGGCTGTTCCACCGTGATGTTTCCCAAGATTATGGGAGGAGCATCT GCGAATGAAATGCTGCTCAGCGGACGGAAGCTGACGGCGCAGGAGGCGTGCGGCAAAGGCCTGGTCTCCCAGGTGTTCTGGCCCGGGACCTTCACCCAGGAAGTCATGGTCCGCATTAAGGAGCTCGCCTCCTGCAACCCGGTT GTGCTCGAGGAATCCAAGGCCCTGGTGCGCTGCAACATGAAGCTGGAGCTGGAGCAGGCCAACGAGCGGGAGTGCGAGGTGCTGAAGAAGATCTGGGGCTCGGCCCAGGGCATGGACTCCATGCTCAAGTACCTGCAGAGGAAGATCGACGAGTTCTGA